Within the Telopea speciosissima isolate NSW1024214 ecotype Mountain lineage chromosome 4, Tspe_v1, whole genome shotgun sequence genome, the region TGTTGCATCTTTCGTTTCCAGTTGTATTTCCTTTCTACCAATGAAAATAGTAAGATTGTACAAGGACATTTCATTCTTGTACCTCAGCACAAAGCATATCCTATTGGAATGTCAATATTAATTGCCCAAAAAGGATTCCCAGTTAGAtgcagaaatagaaataaacaaGCATGGGTTGGACGAGGATTTGTTTCAAAAGCATTAGAGGCTGATGCAGCAGCTCTCAAACTTTTTGAGTATATTGATGCAGAAAGTTCCTTAATGGCAACAGACTGTGAGGAGACAGtagaaccatggtttgaggaatcaataTCGGATCAGTTGATTCGTATCATTATTGGTAGAGACTAATATTGATTCTTGATTGATCCCATATCGATGGATCGGTAtgaaacaagggtaaaaatgagAAGTTCTTTCTTAAGAAAACAAGGGCAAATTTGTCTGATCTAAATCGGTATGGGCCGATGCAATACTGATCCTGATACCGATTTACTAAAACCCTGGGTGGAACTGCTCAAAATGTATTACCAAGACTGGCCATGAGTGGAGTTTTCAGTTTTATTTGACGCTGAATTTGTCAAGATCCATTAAGGACTGTATGGTATGTTATGTGAGCAAAGActtgggctgtgtttggtatgaattcTTGAAATGGATTCTGgttcgattttgcattctcggatgattaAAGTAGTTGTGTATCGttcaagaatgcgaaatcaacctagaattcataccaaacacaaccttagtaTATATACCTTGCTCACGCTCTAGTATGTAAGAGATAACTAACTAAATGGTCTTATCATGTTAGACACTCTTAACCATTGATGGTATTTCTAATATAATTTCTCATTTATTTCATTAGAGAGGGAGAGCGACTTATTGCCCAAAATCATAGGATTTCCAATTAGATGTCAGTTCCTGTAGCTGATTCATTGTAATAGTTTTACGGACAGACGCCCATAAGAAAACATTGTGTTCGCTACTATTTCAATCATTTTCACATTGTTATATTTTCTCCGCAAAGATTTTGTTAGGTCTTTTCTtttaaggcctgatttggtatgatttctatttcaatttaagAGGATGAGTTCTATTTCAGAAATCTTTTGCACCgaatttcagtgaaatagaaaagggaaatttatgaataCCCCCTGTGGTATGGGTTTATTATCGATGCATCCATCTGTACGCACTCTTTACTCgtacctcccctacttttcatattaattaattgataagTTAGTCCAAGCCGTTAACTTTGGACAAAAAACGTTAGAATTTTAACTAAattgaccatattaccctttcAACTATGAAACCTTCCCAAAccgaaagaagaagaacggaGAGGCGGTGGCGCTGGTTCTTATCCTTGCTCAGTAGTTCTTGTCCTTctagggaagagaaagaaaagaaagattatGAGGAAGCAGAGCAGCCCTTCTTCCTCCGCTTTACCTCTGGTTCATCCTCTCCTGCTTCTCACTCTGTTGTTTGTAGCTAAGGATGGTGGCATTGTTAGAGTTGCAAAGGGAGGGAAGAGAAGGGTTTCTATCCCAGATGAGCTGGAAGACGCGATCGATGACGAAGAGGATGATGCTACGAGGAAATGGGCCCAAAAACCCAGCCCATCGCAAGATTCCGAATTCGATCCTCCTCCGGATTTCAGTAAGATGGATCCATCACAGATTCTGGCCGAAATGATGAAGCAGCAATCTAGCCCCTCTTTTGGTTTCGTCAAACTTCGATTAGGTGTTCGACGTTCGCCGGTAACCCTAAAGATACTCTTTCTTTTCCCCTAATTTCTCATGTGCTCATAGTCAATTTCTTCCACTTCTTGATAATGTTGACTTGCAGGTTTCCTTCCAAATTTGAGAATCTGAGATGGGTCTGTTCAGGATATGGTTTCGGAGATTGCTATGAAATGGACCAAGGTTCTCAAGACTGAATCAATTGAGGTCAAGTTCATCTGGGTTTGGTCGAGCAGGTGCTTGGGTCGTTGATTTCAGATGATTACAGGTGTGAGGGTGGGGCGAATAGCAGGTTTCAGGCGGGAGTAGAGTCTGAGCGTGGATAGGTTGAGGTGCAGAGCACAGGTGTTGTGGTCGTAGGTTGTGGATGATTGCAGGTGcacaggggaagaagaagaggaggacatTAATGTaattctaccctatcaagggtatGTTGGTCCTAAAATTTCTAAAACATACATACCTACCGTTTGTGACTAACAAGAACAACTAATGATTTGGACTAACTTATCAATTAATATGAAAAGTAGAGAGGTACGAATAAAGAGTAGGTACAGATGGATGCATTGGTAATAAGCCCATACCATAGGGGGGTATTCGTAATTTTCCCAATAGAAAATtaagtggaatagaaattctgaaatagttgaggagctgtttcagaatttctatttcatttgatttcattcttgctctttaatgagcacatggttaatttgatgggtaaagtagtaatttcatgttacaAATAAAACACCGCCCTTCTTCTCTTAATGATCTCACAATGTTACGTGCAcatgggtagagagacccttaTTTGTAGTTATAATTTATGTTAGGTATATTATAGGAAGTTATTCAATAATGAGAGAAATGGGATTGGTTATTATAAGTTATCAGTGAATGTCTAGGAGTTATTATAAAAGTGGGATACTTAATTAGTAAGTAGTTAGCCTTGGATGTATTCTTATTTAAATGCAACTTACGTGATGAAAAATAAACTTTGATTTGTTGAATCCTAAATTATCTCTTAGAAGAGGTCGACTACTTTCCAATAATTTTTGGCGCCCTTTCTTTATCTGTAAAgcaaatctctctttctctctctctcttcttgcaCATATcacaccaccactactaccctgCCACCACCACAACCGCCACTGCTACCACTTCTatgccaccatcaccaccaccattcctaaagaaatatagagaatttaaTCTCAGAAATTAAACCAcctaatggattttttttattcttgaaatatttcattttgatacaatgaaaacaatttcaattttttgaccaaaaaatctatttgttgactatttcatgaaatcaataaaACCTCATAATGGCTTAATAGGGTTGACCTTACAATGGAAGATCCACAACCACAATATACCTTAAAATAACAATTTTCCCATATtcacaaataaaaaacaattttcCTCCAACCTCATTGTACTAATGACTGCTCCAATTGATTTCatgggaaattaaagggaaaagaagtgaaaattttttaatttaaaaaagaaactttgtaatcattatttgacatgattgtataaattacaTAGATTTCTTACTATATTTAATAATGATGTTGTTTAGATGTAAtgtttattttacttttcaaatccaaaTCATTTAGATGCGAAGTAAAGTAAATTGAATGAACATAGGTGGTTCAATTTCCCCATATACACATATGAATGATAGatatcatgatgcatgaatgcattaattgatttttcacctaacatcacatcATAAGTCAGGTCTAGTGTTAttgcaacaccctaggtagcatctcCGGCTCTCCACCACTCATACATGGATGGCCGCCCGACGATGTCAAATTCGAGTTGTGTTGGGAGCCTGCCGGTCCCAGTACCTATATATCGGAATCATTGGTCCCAGTATCTAGATCGGAATTGTTGGTTTACCCAGCAAACCCCTAAAGTTAATCCCACTTCCATGGTTTCGGTCCTACATCGAAATTGCCTCTCCCAGTACCTATCGAAATTGCCTCTCCCAGTACCTATATCGGAATCGTTAGTTTTCCCATGGAggattatccaacacataaacctagggatgtaaacggatcagattcggctcagatagtgctatatctgcgtccgcatccgattagcttttggatggattcagatagtgctaaacggatatggacacggatatggattggatattttatccgtttacatgtaaatatagctttccggATAGCTATAgtatatccgtatccgcatctgtttagctttcagactgattcggatagtgctagaCGGATACGGAAAtgaatttcggctattcatttacacccctacataaacccctattgacAAAGGTTGTAGCACTGGGTATAGTATCATCCTAGCCAGCATACAACTACATGCATAATAGGGTACGTACACGTGTAAGCCAGAGATCGAGTCCATAGTTCCTACATTGGAATCACtatcctctcttcccttctagCTTACACATGTACATATAATTATTTTCACTTATCGATCCAAAGTCCGGCACACACTTACGACACTTGGATCCCAACAATCACACACATAACACCATCACCATTCGTTCTCATAGCTCAACACTTAACCATATTCATTCACTACTCACATGCATGCCTGATTGGGCTGTAATCTTAGAtagaaatcattatttatttatgatttttatttgaatatttatgaaggatttgatactgttatgtgatttctatgattgcaagcctggaaggagaaaagcatgACTCAGTGATAGAATCAGTCCCTTTAGTTGATTTTGGATGTTTATCAGCTGGGTCAAGGGTCCGCATGTGTGCAAATCGTCATCTCAAGAGCATTATCATAATTTGACAGAGGGGGATTTTCAAGAAAAATCGATATTAGACTCATTGTatcagaaaaattaaatggttaacattt harbors:
- the LOC122659278 gene encoding uncharacterized protein LOC122659278, with protein sequence MRKQSSPSSSALPLVHPLLLLTLLFVAKDGGIVRVAKGGKRRVSIPDELEDAIDDEEDDATRKWAQKPSPSQDSEFDPPPDFSKMDPSQILAEMMKQQSSPSFGFVKLRLGVRRSPDMVSEIAMKWTKVLKTESIEVKFIWVWSSRCLGR